A window from Thiovulum sp. ES encodes these proteins:
- a CDS encoding 1-deoxy-D-xylulose 5-phosphate reductoisomerase (PFAM: 1-deoxy-D-xylulose 5-phosphate reductoisomerase; 1-deoxy-D-xylulose 5-phosphate reductoisomerase C-terminal~TIGRFAM: 1-deoxy-D-xylulose 5-phosphate reductoisomerase), translating to MIILGSTGSIGKNTLLIAKDYEQKVEVLTTFQNVELLNKQIAEFSPKIVVVGKEEFVKKVNHERVYFGENGILRAIEEAKSEVVVNALVGFSGLKPTLKTLELGKKLALANKESLVNAGKFIDTSKIAPIDSEHFALWYLLNNRKISKMILTASGGAFRDWEISKIQNATSSEALNHPNWKMGKKITVDSASMVNKLFEVLEAHWLFGTKNIDAMIEKKSIFHGMIEFADGSTTAHISGTDMKLPIAYALFGKIEKEILKPVNLLKMGTFHFSEISKERYPLWNLKDELLKNPEKGAILNSANDFFVKMFLENRISFGEMSSGILDCFDNFENRKPKSIDEVFQLDSEIKSAIQQKFQ from the coding sequence ATGATTATATTAGGTTCAACTGGTTCGATTGGTAAAAACACTTTACTAATTGCAAAAGATTACGAACAAAAAGTAGAAGTTTTAACAACTTTTCAAAATGTAGAGTTATTAAATAAACAGATTGCGGAATTTTCTCCAAAAATAGTAGTTGTAGGAAAAGAAGAATTTGTAAAAAAAGTAAATCACGAAAGAGTCTATTTTGGTGAAAATGGAATTTTAAGAGCGATTGAAGAAGCAAAAAGCGAAGTTGTTGTAAATGCACTTGTTGGATTTTCTGGACTAAAACCGACTTTAAAAACTTTGGAATTAGGAAAAAAATTAGCACTTGCAAATAAAGAGTCGCTTGTAAATGCGGGAAAATTTATCGACACATCAAAAATAGCACCAATTGACAGCGAACATTTTGCACTTTGGTATCTTTTAAATAATAGAAAAATTTCTAAAATGATTTTGACAGCAAGTGGCGGAGCTTTTCGAGATTGGGAAATTTCTAAAATTCAAAATGCGACCTCATCGGAAGCATTAAATCACCCAAATTGGAAAATGGGAAAAAAAATAACAGTCGATTCTGCTTCAATGGTGAATAAACTTTTTGAAGTTTTAGAGGCTCACTGGCTTTTCGGCACAAAAAATATTGATGCAATGATTGAGAAAAAATCTATATTTCACGGAATGATTGAGTTTGCCGACGGTAGCACAACCGCACATATTTCAGGAACAGACATGAAACTTCCAATCGCCTATGCACTTTTTGGAAAAATTGAAAAAGAGATTTTAAAACCTGTAAATCTTTTAAAAATGGGGACTTTCCATTTTTCAGAAATTTCAAAAGAGCGATATCCACTTTGGAACTTGAAAGATGAACTTTTAAAAAATCCTGAAAAAGGTGCAATATTAAATTCTGCAAACGACTTTTTCGTCAAAATGTTTTTAGAAAACAGAATCTCTTTTGGAGAAATGAGCAGTGGAATTTTAGACTGTTTTGATAATTTTGAAAATAGAAAACCAAAATCTATCGATGAGGTCTTTCAACTTGATTCTGAAATTAAAAGTGCAATCCAGCAAAAATTTCAGTAA
- a CDS encoding putative membrane protein, required for colicin V production (PFAM: Colicin V production protein), whose translation MENLTTIDLVLAGIVLLLGLKGLFNGLFKELFGLIGILGGVFLGTRIGHDAGMYINDNWLHLENPSVITVTGFLATLILFWLGMNILGNVLSRIMSASGLGIFDKIFGFAFAGLKIAMILAVMIHALVSIKALQESTKEFTENSVFVPTFSEMGAFIVNADFTAVANKVEEKTGIEGISKDLQDLGTSVGEGIDKGLDSAKDTFEKAVDSEVSKQISEKTEELQNSVTGE comes from the coding sequence TTGGAAAATTTAACAACAATCGACTTAGTTCTTGCTGGAATTGTTCTTTTGCTTGGATTAAAGGGACTTTTCAACGGACTTTTTAAAGAGCTTTTTGGACTTATTGGAATTCTAGGAGGGGTTTTTCTCGGAACTAGAATTGGTCACGATGCGGGAATGTATATAAATGACAATTGGCTACATCTTGAAAATCCATCGGTAATTACCGTAACAGGTTTTCTTGCAACTCTAATTCTTTTTTGGCTTGGAATGAATATTTTGGGAAATGTTCTTTCTCGAATTATGAGTGCAAGTGGATTAGGGATTTTCGACAAAATTTTTGGATTTGCTTTTGCAGGTTTAAAAATTGCGATGATTTTGGCAGTTATGATTCATGCACTTGTTAGTATCAAGGCACTTCAAGAATCGACAAAAGAATTTACTGAAAATTCTGTTTTTGTTCCAACTTTTTCGGAAATGGGAGCATTTATTGTTAATGCTGACTTTACTGCTGTTGCAAATAAAGTTGAAGAGAAAACAGGAATTGAAGGCATTTCTAAAGATTTACAAGATTTAGGCACTAGTGTTGGTGAAGGAATCGATAAAGGTCTTGATTCAGCAAAAGATACTTTTGAAAAAGCTGTTGATAGCGAAGTTTCAAAACAGATTTCTGAAAAAACTGAAGAGTTACAAAATTCTGTAACTGGAGAGTAA
- a CDS encoding Methyl-accepting chemotaxis protein Mcp7 (PFAM: Methyl-accepting chemotaxis protein (MCP) signaling domain) has translation MSLSTASNTTKINYAHIIVVIIGAITVYLTQGFEPLFFLFNSLNILIAFGGFYYIKKEQTIINETSRTLEEAVRGNFEVRDTGEKLPGPIGNLAWNVNNFLDQIESFIREINTSVDYAGKQVFFRKVQTTGLNTALTRSGIFINRSVESMEREYADELENKFVNDLSDVSSGGTKFIENFTTIQGQLAETTHEISLLGKDSENMAEQSAENRKVIEHISGDLNDLIGYIQENDQTVVSLVQKAVDIDSVVKLIKDVAEQTNLLALNAAVEAARAGEHGRGFAVVADEVRKLAEKTQKATQEISISIQTLQQETTRMQNASERMTEIAEFSAVEIDKFKNELLFFDKKTNSILSETIKMENKTFVLLAKIDHLLFKRSAFDNIVERNTHTHFEDHSSCRLGQWYSTEGQNRFGHLDAYKLIINPHKIFHDNIHEALNIVKQSEVKGVQLTVDQRKHIIAVFKEVEKASDSMFNLLDKMLRDSQAEEEKLIAEEKEEVAKNKVELIKNKRREERAEETESNQEEDSVQFEAKE, from the coding sequence AAATTATGCACATATTATTGTTGTAATAATTGGAGCAATTACAGTATATTTGACACAGGGGTTTGAACCACTGTTTTTCCTATTTAACTCACTAAATATTCTAATTGCATTTGGTGGTTTCTACTACATTAAAAAAGAGCAAACTATTATTAACGAAACTTCAAGAACACTTGAAGAAGCAGTTCGAGGGAATTTTGAGGTTAGAGATACTGGTGAGAAGCTTCCTGGACCAATTGGAAATCTAGCTTGGAATGTAAATAATTTTCTTGATCAAATTGAAAGTTTTATTCGAGAGATCAATACTTCTGTGGATTATGCAGGAAAACAGGTTTTCTTTCGAAAAGTTCAAACAACAGGTTTAAATACTGCACTTACTCGGTCAGGTATTTTTATTAACCGTTCAGTTGAATCAATGGAACGAGAATATGCCGATGAACTTGAGAATAAATTTGTAAATGATTTAAGTGATGTTTCAAGCGGTGGAACAAAATTTATTGAAAACTTTACAACTATTCAGGGGCAACTTGCTGAGACAACTCACGAGATTTCACTTCTTGGAAAAGATTCTGAAAATATGGCAGAACAGAGTGCGGAAAACAGAAAAGTTATTGAGCATATTTCTGGCGATTTAAATGACCTCATCGGTTATATTCAAGAGAATGATCAAACTGTTGTTTCACTTGTTCAAAAAGCGGTTGATATTGATTCTGTTGTCAAACTAATCAAAGATGTTGCAGAGCAAACAAACTTACTTGCACTAAACGCTGCTGTTGAAGCTGCACGAGCTGGTGAGCATGGTCGAGGATTTGCAGTTGTTGCCGATGAGGTACGAAAACTTGCTGAAAAAACTCAAAAAGCGACTCAAGAAATCTCTATTTCGATTCAAACTCTGCAACAAGAGACAACTCGAATGCAAAATGCTTCCGAAAGAATGACTGAAATTGCTGAATTCTCTGCTGTTGAAATTGATAAATTCAAAAATGAACTTCTCTTCTTTGACAAAAAGACAAATAGTATTCTTAGTGAAACAATAAAAATGGAAAACAAAACATTTGTTCTTCTTGCAAAAATTGATCACCTCTTATTCAAAAGAAGTGCATTCGATAATATTGTTGAGCGAAATACTCACACTCACTTTGAGGATCACAGCAGTTGCCGACTCGGTCAATGGTATTCAACAGAGGGACAAAACAGATTTGGACACCTCGATGCTTACAAACTTATCATCAATCCGCATAAAATTTTCCACGATAATATTCACGAAGCTCTTAATATTGTTAAACAGTCAGAAGTTAAAGGTGTTCAACTCACAGTTGATCAACGAAAACATATTATTGCAGTATTTAAAGAGGTTGAAAAAGCTAGTGATAGTATGTTTAACCTACTTGACAAAATGCTACGAGATTCTCAAGCTGAAGAGGAGAAGCTAATAGCTGAAGAGAAAGAAGAGGTCGCAAAAAATAAAGTAGAACTTATCAAAAATAAAAGACGAGAAGAGAGAGCAGAAGAAACAGAATCAAATCAAGAAGAAGATTCTGTTCAATTTGAGGCAAAAGAGTAG